One Mugil cephalus isolate CIBA_MC_2020 chromosome 8, CIBA_Mcephalus_1.1, whole genome shotgun sequence genomic window carries:
- the ptger4a gene encoding prostaglandin E receptor 4 (subtype EP4) a, with product MKMNNQSMTGKTMIPTIPSIMFIFGVVGNVIAIVVLCKTRKEQKETTFYTLVCGLAVTDLLGTLLASPVTIATYVKGAWPGEDPLCQYFGFTLLFFSLSGLSIICAMSVERYIAINHAYFYNDYVDQKLAGLTLIAIYISNAFFCALPVMGFGQVRKQYPQTWCFLEWRSNRTSDAAYSYMYAGFSSVLILATVICNVLVCVALIRMHRRFVRRMSLGTDLGRSVDPRRRGRSFGRLAGAEIQMVILLIGTSVVVLICSIPLVAQVFLNQLYKTPVELRLDKNPDLRSIRFASFNPILDPWIYILLRKAVFLKVIEKIKCLFCKMGARRQQRQGNFHCIDGHQLSSVISNRDSQSLVSHDLRDVTSTSQTFLYLPEGSEMYTGDCQRAGRHSRSQPSSVRNSQISCASEKGSIDAQTREGTNILTDNSRLTCPKDQALQVTLSSEAVEEKCI from the exons atgaaaatgaataatcaATCAATGACAGGGAAGACCATGATTCCGACCATTCCCTCTATCATGTTCATTTTCGGGGTGGTTGGAAATGTCATCGCCATTGTGGTTCTTTGTAAAACTCgcaaagaacagaaagaaaccacGTTTTACACCCTGGTGTGTGGACTGGCTGTCACGGACCTCCTGGGCACACTGCTGGCCAGTCCGGTCACCATCGCCACTTATGTGAAGGGCGCGTGGCCCGGAGAGGACCCGCTGTGCCAATACTTTGGATTcactttgcttttcttctctctgtctgggCTCAGTATCATCTGTGCCATGTCGGTGGAGAGATACATCGCTATAAACCATGCCTACTTCTACAATGACTATGTGGACCAGAAGTTGGCCGGGTTGACTCTAATTGCGATCTACATATCTAATGCGTTTTTCTGCGCCCTGCCGGTTATGGGATTCGGACAAGTGAGGAAACAATACCCGCAAACGTGGTGCTTTTTGGAGTGGAGGAGCAACAGGACCAGCGATGCCGCGTACTCCTACATGTATGCGGGGTTTAGCTCTGTTCTCATTCTCGCCACTGTTATCTGCAACGTGCTGGTGTGTGTAGCTCTGATCCGGATGCACCGCCGTTTCGTGCGCAGGATGTCTCTGGGAACCGATCTGGGGCGCAGCGTGGACCCGCGGAGGAGAGGACGCAGCTTCGGTCGCCTGGCCGGTGCGGAAATTCAGATGGTCATTCTGCTCATTGGCACATCGGTGGTGGTGCTAATCTGCTCCATCCCACTTGTG GCTCAGGTGTTTTTGAACCAGCTTTATAAAACTCCTGTGGAACTGCGGCTGGACAAAAACCCAGACCTTCGATCGATTCGTTTTGCCTCCTTCAATCCTATTCTTGACCCCTGGATCTACATCCTGCTCCGAAAGGCCGTCTTCCTCAAGGTCATTGAGAAAATCAAGTGCCTGTTTTGTAAAATGGGAGCAAGGAGGCAACAGAGACAGGGGAACTTCCACTGCATAGATGGTCATCAGCTCTCCTCGGTCATCTCGAACCGGGACTCTCAATCCTTGGTGTCTCATGATTTGAGAGATGTCACCAGTACCTCCCAGACGTTTCTCTACCTGCCAGAGGGTAGTGAAATGTACACTGGAGACTGCCAAAGGGCAGGCAGACACTCTCGTTCACAACCTTCTTCGGTCAGAAATTCGCAGATTTCTTGTGCGTCTGAGAAGGGCAGCATTGATGCTCAGACCAGAGAAGGGACAAACATTCTCACAGATAATTCACGCTTGACCTGCCCTAAAGATCAAGCTCTTCAGGTGACATTAAGCAGTGAGGCAGTGGAAGAGAAATGTATCTGA